The sequence TGGCGGCGGCGAAGCATCTGACGCGGCGGAAGGGGCTGGCGAGCTGGTTCCGGCAGTGGGCGGAACTGGAGCTGTCGGCGCTGAGCCTGTTCACGTACGAGTGCCGGTTGATTCCGGGGCTGTTGCAGACACCGGCGTACGTACGGAGGCTGCTGGCCGATCGGTTGCCACCTCTCGCCGACGAGCAGATCGAGGCGCGGCTCGCGGCTCGGCTGGAGCGTCAGCGGCTGCTGCACGAGCGCCCCAACACCTCGTTCAGCTTCATCCTCGAAGAGCATCTGCTCCTTCGGGACCTGGGCGGCGAGGACGTCACCAGGGAACTGCTCGACCACATCCTCGATCTGTCCGAGCTGCGCAATGTGGAGATTCAGATCATGCCGTTGGTGCGGCATCGTCACGCTGCCATCGACGGCCCCATGCAGTTGCTGGAGACTCTGGATCACCAGTGGTTCGGATACCTGGAAGGGCAGTTGTACGGGCAGTTCGTCTCCGACCCCAAAGTGGTCAGCGTGATCCAGATGCGCTGTGCCAGTATGCGTTCACAGGCTCTCTCGTTGGACGACTCCCAGAGCCTGATGCGGCGGATGCGAGGAGCGAGATGAGCACCACACCCCTGGCCTGGTTCAAGAGCAGCTACAGCGGCGGCGACGGCGACTCCTGTGTGGAGGTCGCCCTGGAGTGGCACAAGTCGAGCTACAGCAGCGCCGAAGGCGACTCCTGCGTAGAGGTCGCCGCCTGCCCCTCCACCGTCCACGTCCGCGACTCCAAGCTCGACGAGAGCCCCCGGCTCGCCCTCGCCCCGGCATCCTGGACGCGCTTCCTCTCGTACGCCGTCCGGGGCTGATTCCTGGGACCCCCGAACAGGGAAGCATGGCGAGAGAACGCCGGGGCACCCGGGACGCATGGGCATGGTCGGGAATCGTCGGTTCGAAGCTGTTCGGCGGCGCTGGGCGCGCAAGCGCTGGCACGCACGTCTGCTGGATCGCCTGGAGTGGACGGCCTGTCCGCCCCCGGCCGGGTCCAGCGAGCATCACCTGCTCCTGGTCCAGCACCGCAGAGTGGTCGGTGAGTTCTCCTACCGGCTCTGCGACCGTTGTCCGGCCGGTCAGATGACCACCACGCGCGTTCCCCTGTCCCTCTGCGAGGGGCGCGTGGTGCGCCGGGCCATGTCACACCTGCGCTTCCGTCACCCTGACCGGGCCTGGCTGCCCCAGCCCGACGTCACCGGGACGGGCAGGACGCGCCGCCGGTATCCGGCAGACAGCCGCTTCTGCAAGGGCCACG is a genomic window of Streptomyces sp. YPW6 containing:
- a CDS encoding helix-turn-helix transcriptional regulator, which gives rise to MTHGTDSIESPMYGTFGNGGARRPEPEPQYSLKMFGEVVKTFRKRARLTQEQFAPLVGYSPETVASIEQGRRLPPPDFAERADSILDAFGVILAAAKHLTRRKGLASWFRQWAELELSALSLFTYECRLIPGLLQTPAYVRRLLADRLPPLADEQIEARLAARLERQRLLHERPNTSFSFILEEHLLLRDLGGEDVTRELLDHILDLSELRNVEIQIMPLVRHRHAAIDGPMQLLETLDHQWFGYLEGQLYGQFVSDPKVVSVIQMRCASMRSQALSLDDSQSLMRRMRGAR
- a CDS encoding DUF397 domain-containing protein produces the protein MSTTPLAWFKSSYSGGDGDSCVEVALEWHKSSYSSAEGDSCVEVAACPSTVHVRDSKLDESPRLALAPASWTRFLSYAVRG